In Ovis canadensis isolate MfBH-ARS-UI-01 breed Bighorn chromosome 3, ARS-UI_OviCan_v2, whole genome shotgun sequence, one DNA window encodes the following:
- the C3H12orf54 gene encoding LOW QUALITY PROTEIN: uncharacterized protein C12orf54 homolog (The sequence of the model RefSeq protein was modified relative to this genomic sequence to represent the inferred CDS: deleted 1 base in 1 codon), whose protein sequence is FVFCQVLMAFKDIQKELQEDARTRGMSSVTPTSSASKTGTKTSDAATTPKLGRLLPGTGEQPSGIQAPNLKGQSSDQSACDPDPNPTINEEDHLQDEGLAELTGYSQPQPPHSAAPAPKSWASEICPNNLRSLLGLRALFPQRLTHQARGVSIELHRVC, encoded by the exons tttgtCTTCTGTCAGGTGCTAATGGCCTTTAAGGATATACAAAAGGAG cTGCAAGAAGATGCTCGGACTCGAG GGATGAGCTCTGTGACACCCACATCATCTGCATCCAAGACTGG CACCAAGACTTCAGATGCTGCAACGACCCCAAAGTTGGGAAGACTGCTGCCAGGCACTGGAGAGCAGCCATCAGGGATCCAGGCCCCAAACCTGAAAGGACAGTCCTCTGATCAGTCAGCTTGCGACCCT GACCCTAATCCAACAATCAATGAAGAAGACCACCTTCAG GATGAGGGTCTTGCAGAGTTAACTGGATACAGCCAACCACAACCACCACACTCTGCAGCTCCTGCTCCAAAGAGCTGGGCCTCAGAAATCTGCCCAAACAACCTCAGGTCGCTTCTGGGTCTCAGGGCCCTCTTTCCACAGAGGCTCACACACCAGGCCAGAGGAGTGAGCATCGAGCTCCACCGTGTGTGCTGA